ATGAACTCAATACTTCGGAAGTTCGCCATGACATCATACGATTGAATACATATTCGTCAACGATTATCGGTACAGCCACTTCCGCAATAACCGTGTATAAGGCGGCATCACCACATAGACCATGAGCGAGCAGATCACACCGGATACGAGCAGGTTGTCGAAATAATGAGACGGAGGAATGCCGCATGCGCGCAAAGCCGGCAGGATCAGCAGCGGGATCAGCAACACCAGCGGAAAGATCGCTGACCAGGTGATCAACACCTGCTTCCAACGAACCGGCGAGGTGGTGGAATCGTCCTCCGGTGAAAAGAGAAAATCGAGTCCGCTGTGAATGACAAAGTGATCGCCTTTTCGCAGGAAGGGCCTTGCTTTTTCGATCAGGCGCTTCCGTTCATCCGACTCGATCCACTTTCGCAGGTTCGCTTCGCTGTCATACCGGATGATGACCGTATAAGTAAAAGTCAGGTCCTTCACCGGCCGGATGATTTGCCAGTCGATGAGTCCTTCGGAACGGCGACAGATCGGACCGATCTCATTCAACCAGGCTTCGTACTC
This DNA window, taken from Bacteroidota bacterium, encodes the following:
- a CDS encoding antibiotic biosynthesis monooxygenase; amino-acid sequence: METTGASVVITNHVLSDRITEYEAWLNEIGPICRRSEGLIDWQIIRPVKDLTFTYTVIIRYDSEANLRKWIESDERKRLIEKARPFLRKGDHFVIHSGLDFLFSPEDDSTTSPVRWKQVLITWSAIFPLVLLIPLLILPALRACGIPPSHYFDNLLVSGVICSLMVYVVMPPYTRLLRKWLYR